The genomic stretch CATCCAGTGTAAATTTAATTGCGTTTTGAAGCAGGTCATGCAGAACACTTTTGATTTGACTTTGGTCCACATAAACTGACAAATCATCTTCGGCACTCTTGAATTCTAAAAGCTGTTCTCTCTTTTTTGTGATGAGTTTATAGTCCTGCACAATTTGATTAATTAAACCGTTTATTTCAACCGGCTCTGCTTTCAAATTCAGTTTGCCGTTTTCAGATTGACTGAGATTGTGCATTTTCGTTACAATTTCTTCCAAATCATTTGCCGCGTTTAAAATGATCTGCATACATTGATCTTTTTCGGAAGCAGAAAGTTGTTGAAAATATTCATCATTGATGATACCTAAGTAGCCTTTTAAATGACTAACAGGAGTTCTAAGCTCGTGGCTGGTTATCGCCATAAACTTATCTTTCATTTCCTGCAGGTCAAGCAACTTTTGGTTGGCAAGACGCAACGCCTTATTTTCTTTACCCAATTGCACTTTCTCTATGCACTTCTCCGCCACAACTCGAATCTGATCAGGCTTAATCGGCTTAAGGATAAAATCATAGGCGCCTTTTTTCATAGCGTCAATAGCGCTCTCGATAGTCGCAAAAGCTGTCATAACCACAACTTCAAGATGCGGAAAATCACGCTTGATTGTTTCCAGTAATTCCATGCCGTCCATCATCGGCATTTTTATATCCGTAAAAACAATCTCGTAAATCCCCTCTCTAATACGATCAAGGGCGTTTATCCCATTTTCGGCCAGCCCCACATTGTAACCTTTCTTCTCAAGGCTTCTTAAACAAATGTTCCGAATAACTTCCTCGTCATCCACGACTAAAATATTTCTTTTAACTTCTGCCATTCTCAATCCATTTCATCTAATCATCGACGGATTTATTTTCCAGGTATAATAAATTTTGAAATTTATAAACCAATTTCTCCAAACGCTTAGCTTGCTTTTCGATTTCAACAATATCATTATAAATGGAATCGCTTTCTTTTAAATCCTCTTTAATTAATGCACAATAGCCCGTTATCCCCGTTAATGGTTGATTTAATTCATGACCCATTGAACTCGCCAATTCGACTATAGATTGCAATCTTTCATTTTCCGCAATTTCAGTTTTCTGTATGGAATTTTCGAACGCAATGCTGCATTGAGATGCAACGATAGATATCAAAGAGGCCTCCTGCTCAGTAAACAAATCTTGATCATGACTGCGAACTCTTATGACACCAAAGACTTCATCTTTTA from candidate division KSB1 bacterium encodes the following:
- a CDS encoding response regulator, translating into MAEVKRNILVVDDEEVIRNICLRSLEKKGYNVGLAENGINALDRIREGIYEIVFTDIKMPMMDGMELLETIKRDFPHLEVVVMTAFATIESAIDAMKKGAYDFILKPIKPDQIRVVAEKCIEKVQLGKENKALRLANQKLLDLQEMKDKFMAITSHELRTPVSHLKGYLGIINDEYFQQLSASEKDQCMQIILNAANDLEEIVTKMHNLSQSENGKLNLKAEPVEINGLINQIVQDYKLITKKREQLLEFKSAEDDLSVYVDQSQIKSVLHDLLQNAIKFTLDGGKIQVTTEVEGEYCVISVRDNGIGIDPAEQGKIFEKFFEIQNSDYHSSSKDKFMGGGLGIGLTSVRAIVEAHGGGVKVKSEKDKGSEFLVYLPLDQDLSN